agcagcccaacaccatagccacataGCAACCACTGGCAGATCCTGGTAAGGCGTTCCATTATGGGATAGTGCGGGGGGAAAACGAATGTTTAAAAAGCATAGCGCCAGAAAATACTGGGCTATCTGAAGATTATGAGCGCGCCATGTTGGATCTTGTAAACGAAGCCAGGTAAAGAAATGAGTCAAGAAATGAGTCAAGAAAAACTTCCATTCATTGAAGCGTGATAAAAACAGCAATTTTGCTCTAGGAACGGCTTGTCCTTTTGTCTAAAGACAAAATGTTGTTGTTAATGGCGAGCTCAGTGGTGAATCCTTGCGACGATAGGAGTGAACATCAAGCGAACTGCCTTCCTATGAATCACTTTAAGTTTGTTAATAAATATTTGTTAAGCTTTTTTATTTCTCAGGAACTCCTGGTATTATATAGACGGGGAGACATTGGTGTGATCCTCTGGTGACCCCAGCTTTAGAGTTTGGCGATCATTGTAGTtgtactttcttaacaaaacgtcgttttatgcattgaaacacaaaattaactggaacgccaatgcattcctccgcaaacttggggaattaatatctcgacactggtgtcatcctgagaattcgttccaagtggattcgccttgcgaaatCCACGACTATAATTTGTATACTGCAATATTGGCCATACGTTAATTAGTTacaaacctaattagtgaattttcggtaattagtcgattatgcatttcaatttttgtgcgagtaatttccgcctcttcgagtagaccagctcatgaactggaattgtgcgatttgccacaggcaacctgtaaaaatttttgaaagtgttagctgaaacacccggtatatagacCAGCCACATAGTtaccgcttcccggcaactgcagctaatgcaaccgtaatctttactgagaaccgcttgcggcgaacgctatgcgcgaaggcgagcccTCTGGTTCCTCTTTTTCTGTACCCCGCACGGCTGGTGCCACTGCTGCCGCGGAATTGAGCGCCAACTGGTGGTACTTTAATGTGGCTTCCTCCGCTTTCATCcgcgcgctctcttcgctatcgccttcTTTCAACTCCCAttgcgctccgcattcgctctttcatccttcgctttgctcgttcgctcggttacgccgagggactcCGAGGCACGCCGAGGCTGAACGCAGAAACGGGCGCTAgcagctgcgctctaaaaatttTCATTTACTCGCAAGAATATTCGCAATTACACCTTACGAAGAGAGCCACACTAACTACACAAAAGCGTCGCATTATTCTGGAAATTTCAGGACTGCTGTAGCGACATTTAGAACCAAGCGGTACGACTGCTGAGGTCGAGGACGAGCCACGACCAGTCTAAAGGTCTCAGATCATCATGCTACCGGCTATGCGTCACAGCGGTGTAAGTGACAATTCGAGAAGTGGCTGCTGCATTTCGTACAAGACGTCAACCGCTACACAGCACGTGTTATATAGGTCTGCCCTGCTCATTCCAGGTTGAGCTACGCCTCTTGGGATGCTTTTCCCCTCAAGATTCGCTGCTTCCCAAGGTCCGACAACCAAGGAAACAATCGTGCAACTTTCCAACTTGAACGGGCATCCAGCCGAGCTCACCTCGAACGTGCAGTACCTCATGCACTCGTCGTGGGTCTTAAATGCGTTAGCATCTTTTCCACCGCAGCCGCCGTAAAGGTACTGCTTGCAGAGAAGGTAAGTTGTGTCGTAGTACCAGCGGGGCACATAATCCGAGCAGTGTCGGTGGTCGGGTTTCAGCCAGCATTTGTTCTTGACAACTTGATCTGTCGGGTTGTCCTGTTCCTCCTGTGCCCTTTTGTGCTTATTCGCCTCCACGGCTTCTGAAATGCACGTACTGTGATTACACGAGCAGCTATAACCTTTCTACAAGTCACTGAACTCAACGCACAGCTTTAGAGAAGCCACGACGTAGTGGacttgtacagaggtcaacacttctttctggggttttacgtgccaaaaccagttctgattaggaggcacgccgtagtggagggctccggattaattttgacgacctgggcttctttaacgtgcactacaacgagagcacacgggcgtttttgcatttcgcctccatcgaaattttTTTAAGGGGATTGGTCCTATTTACCAGGCAGTTTATATTGTTTGCTGCGTTCTTTTGTCTGTTGATTGCCTAATGTTGAAGCGCAAAACACACGGGCACCAAACGGAAGACATGATGGACGGGACGGGCGCGTGTACCACTGTGTCGAGAACGTTAGAATAAATATTGACGGTTGTTCTTGTGGTTTCCCATCAAGTATTCACGGTTGTGAGTAGCGCTCATCCCGACCGTCTCGTCTTCATTTAGGGCCAGTGTTTTGTGCTTGAATCTTTACCGAATATGCTTCCCCAACTGCTCCAAAAAACAACTTTTTTATTGAAATTGTAAAAACAAAATGTCATCCACACGACTATAACACGAAGCTacaatttctttccttttcacGAACTTTGGGGGCTTCCGCAAAACAGATCGACCAGATTACTTTTGAAAAGTTTGCGCGTTCGTTAGCTCGCTCTTCCCTCCCTCATCTGTTCATTCGCTTGCTTCTTCTTTctgtccttccttttttttcccttgctaACTTTGTTAACGCTGCACAGGCCGAGAAGTTAGAGCGCAACCAATAAATGTCAGTAACAAGAAGAAGTCACGGTAGCCGAGAATAAGCGCCCCATCATTTAGTTTGTAGCCTCACCGTTTCGGAATTCAATCAAGGACACAAGTACTTCCGGAACCAACGAGCCTCGCCACATGGCTGGAGTACATCGTATGTCCCAAGAAATTTGATATATTTGCTGGTTGTCGCTAACAAAAGCGCCGATGTCGAAGCTAACATATACAGGGTTAAACAGCTGTACGACTAAGGCGTTAAGCCGGAGGGCTATAATGAGAACCGCAAGAACCATTCCTTCTGAAAATTTATTTTCCAATTTATTCAGATGACAGCGTTAGAGATAAAATTAAACTTAACTAATTAAACTTCAACAGTGTTGAAACCACGGTAGTATAGGGGGTTAAAATAAGACTTCATAGTTTTCTCCCTTCGTCGCTAcaaactatctttttttttttcatcaacagCCCGGCACGTAGGCCGGCGGTTAATCACCGGGTGCTTGAAAAGTTGAAACCAAAGTAAAACTAGGGACCACCTGCAGCTCGCGCTGAAATGAACTTTTCGTGTTGCGCCTAACCGCTAGAGACGTAGCGCAAGATGCGCCGAGTATGGAAAGACGTCTTGCTCTGATCTCGAATCGCCGCACGGGGTTTCATCAGAGTCTGCTTGCTGGTTGACGAGCGAAGTGCAAGCACAGGCAACACTCCATCAACGAACGACCCCGCAACACATGGGGCTAATTGtttatttcgttctttttttttttttcttttcttggaaAATGTTGTTATCCGATCGTGCTGCACTTGTGttgcatgatgatgataaaatgtatttattgagaACCAAGAGAAAATGTTAGTTCTTTCGGGTGATATTTCTAGCGTGCTGCCTAACCACCGCCACGTGAAATTTCCTGAGTACTTGACTGCATCCATCTAGTGAAAGGTAGATCCCACTGTCACTTTCTTTGTCTGGCCCCGCCTTTTATTCCATGAGTGACCTGAAAGACTTTGTTGCCCTTGACTGCCGTCCATACTCGCATTTTACACCGTCCCTACAGAAAGCACTTCATCTCGACTCATGATGCTGATATAGTATGAAAGTGAATGCTCGGATGCTCTGGCTGTGTAAATATAAGGTAAAtagacaacgacaacaacaatgacAACGATGACAATAATGTGTTTCCGAGACCGACATCGGCAAGGAAGTGGTGGACATGTTTACAATAGGAgataag
This Dermacentor silvarum isolate Dsil-2018 chromosome 6, BIME_Dsil_1.4, whole genome shotgun sequence DNA region includes the following protein-coding sequences:
- the LOC119455116 gene encoding kunitz-type serine protease inhibitor PPTI isoform X2; protein product: MDSVHRLFVLAVIIGWALTAVEANKHKRAQEEQDNPTDQVVKNKCWLKPDHRHCSDYVPRWYYDTTYLLCKQYLYGGCGGKDANAFKTHDECMRYCTFEVPEVEGMSGGKGGQQRDTNRG
- the LOC119455116 gene encoding kunitz-type serine protease inhibitor PPTI isoform X1, giving the protein MDSVHRLFVLAVIIGWALTEAVEANKHKRAQEEQDNPTDQVVKNKCWLKPDHRHCSDYVPRWYYDTTYLLCKQYLYGGCGGKDANAFKTHDECMRYCTFEVPEVEGMSGGKGGQQRDTNRG